A genome region from Setaria italica strain Yugu1 chromosome III, Setaria_italica_v2.0, whole genome shotgun sequence includes the following:
- the LOC101752686 gene encoding SKP1-like protein 18, whose amino-acid sequence MSRVLQYLNKKHSGGGAFAAVEVKEFEKAFFEKMTKEALFDVILAANYLHAEKLLDAAMVCVADRIMGKTVPELREYFGIEIDFTPEEEEEIRKENS is encoded by the coding sequence ATGTCCAGGGTGCTCCAGTACCTCAACAAGAAgcatagcggcggcggcgcgtttGCGGCCGTGGAGGTTAAGGAGTTCGAGAAGGCCTTCTTCGAGAAGATGACGAAGGAGGCGCTGTTCGACGTGATCCTGGCGGCCAACTACCTCCATGCGGAGAAGCTGCTGGACGCGGCGATGGTGTGCGTCGCGGACAGGATTATGGGAAAGACGGTGCCGGAGCTTCGGGAGTACTTCGGCATCGAGATCGACTTCACccccgaggaggaggaagagatcaGGAAGGAGAACTCCTAG
- the LOC101781575 gene encoding SNF2 domain-containing protein CLASSY 4, giving the protein MDRAGRRARGCRGESLAAVRAEAPSSSRARRRDKGPVVVIDLVDDDDDGCAGGRGREAAGGAAGRRRGSTAAPSPSPSPPPPSPPPPMMVPAGAVAMRTRSRRRAMQAAIAPEESRAKRRRKGTSSDVAEASGGRASKATGASRSTPRDKRRGRDHDRSRRASEPSSTGRSRRASEPSSTGRAPRAPEPSSTGRARKRRGKELEAETEVEARARRGERVKVSRGNESDGDGGRGDDASHDGNGEARTAGANAKQGNRDRPRATGGHQIQEHCVAREVTALDLDHLTDEVASGDAEEVECGGDDGGGRDGGFNVDEDTQDSGNRELAPIVNEVAEEMAPFEDDYDNEMLEEQLVGDVIRAYSNGGEVDWEAEDEMEFDDDADDGDFMDDADDGDFMHGADEGGMTPVQDHDKMEMQDLVNHHVVLVGGRCQEEEAEEEEEEREDDTDNGDFMDGADKCGMTPVQDHDKMEMLVSRLIREGGQKGEAAPGSNQPGLPVEVLDSDEEVKVLENVSSAPSRKASVQPKLPTIPSCVAWRTRSSWGISQDRLSYNTYFEELSDEPKEDDDDTEVELDEEDNNDDGSSETYDKDEEDEEEEEEEEEAERRKLKNRIYSSDDDMIDSTVPASRYEDNTVRSSRYEDNTVPTSRYDIEWEEVEDANVDIFQPISFKKATRWNPVVVDNDTFTEQQKQSRFTWELERRKKLKLGIVKTHPLYEKDLDSDSSSSGSEQIKRNGFKRDGDQKVGRKKKHPLSKSGKKSSHTTMLKRQSLMKLLIDKMSRDKNGESFPFDLNPQLQFIFKEMHPLVFSFGDEDLVPADKPEQDGAIDMLWADFDFALESENIGTYYDDEGQEEGNQLEFALAPVTPCSRGKHEFIIDDQIGIRCKYCSLVNLEIKFMFPSLVSGFAEKSAWPNAKGVKNALMFHDLYDEAGGATEHSQDFHLYGTVWDLIPGVITTMYEHQREAFEFMWTNLVGDIRLDELKHGAKPDVVGGCVICHAPGTGKTRLAIVFIQTYMKVFPDCRPVIIAPRGMLFAWDEEFKKWNINVPFHIMNTTDYTGKEDRDICKLVKKQHRTEKLTRLVKLLSWNKGHGILGISYGLYTKLTSEKPGCTEENKVRSILLDNPGLLVLDEGHTPRNERSVMWKTLGKVKTEKRIILSGTPFQNNFLELYNILCLVRPRFGEMFLTKARVGRRHYVSKKQKDKFSDKYEKGVWASLTSNVTDDNAEKVRSILKPFVHIHNGNILRTLPGLRESVIILKPLPLQKSIIRKVENIGSGNNFEHEYVISLASTHPSLVTAINMSEEEASLIDKPMLERLRSNPYEGVKTRFVIEVVRLCEALREKVLIFSQFIQPLELIKEHLRKFFKWREGKEILQMDGKILPRYRQASIEAFNNPNNDSRVLLASTRACCEGISLTGASRVVLLDVVWNPAVGRQAISRAFRIGQKKFVYTYNLITYGTGEGDKYDRQAEKDHLSKLVFSTEDEFNNVRNMLSKAEMEHCSKLISEDKVLEEMTSHDQLKGMFLKIHYPPTESNIVFTYNQIAPV; this is encoded by the exons ATGGATCGCGCCgggcgccgcgcccgcggctgccgtGGCGAGTCCCTGGCGGCGGTGCGAGCGGAggcgccgtcctcctcccgcgcgcgccgccgcgataAGGGGCCGGTCGTTGTCATCGacctcgtcgacgacgacgacgacggctgcGCCGGTGGCAGgggcagggaggcggcgggtggcgcTGCTGGCAGGCGCAGAGGCTCCACGGCGGCTCCTTCGCCTTCGCCTTCGCCCCCGcctccgtctccgccgccgccgatgatgGTGCCGGCAGGGGCGGTGGCGATGCGGACGCGATCGCGGAGGCGGGCGATGCAGGCGGCGATCGCGCCGGAGGAGTCCagggcgaagaggaggaggaagggaacgagCTCGGATGTCGCAGAGGCGTCCGGTGGCCGGGCCAGCAAGGCCACCGGGGCCTCGAGGTCGACGCCGAGAGATAAGCGGCGCGGGCGCGACCACGACCGCTCGCGGCGAGCCTCGGAGCCATCGAGCACGGGCCGCTCGCGGCGAGCATCGGAGCCATCGAGCAcgggccgcgcgccgcgagCCCCGGAGCCATCGAGCACGGGCCGCGCGCGGAAGCGCAGGGGCAAGGAGTTGGAGGCGGAAACAGAGGTGGAGGCGCGAGCTCGTCGTGGAGAACGGGTGAAGGTGTCGCGTGGCAATGAAAGTGATGGCGACGGCGGGCGAGGCGATGATGCTTCTCATGACGGGAATGGGGAGGCTCGCACTGCAGGCGCCAATGCTAAACAGGGCAACAGGGATCGTCCCAGAGCCACTGGTGGGCATCAGATTCAGGAGCATTGTGTAGCCCGGGAGGTCACTGCTTTGGATTTGGATCACCTCACGGACGAGGTGGCCTCGGGTGATGCAGAGGAAGTGGAATGTGGTGGCGACGATGGAGGTGGGCGAGATGGTGGCTTTAATGTCGACGAGGACACGCAGGATTCTGGGAACAGAGAGCTGGCACCGATTGTGAATGAGGTGGCTGAGGAGATGGCACCCTTTGAAGATGACTATGACAATGAGATGTTGGAGGAGCAGCTTGTTGGAGATGTAATCCGTGCTTACAGCAATGGTGGAGAAGTGGATTGGGAGGCAGAGGACGAGATGgagtttgatgatgatgctgatgATGGTGATTTTAtggatgatgctgatgatgGCGATTTTATGCATGGTGCTGATGAAGGTGGCATGACACCGGTGCAAGACCATGATAAAATGGAAATGCAAGACTTGGTGAACCATCATGTTGTTTTGGTTGGAGGGAGGTGTCAAGaagaggaggcagaggaggaggaagaggagagagaggatgaTACTGATAATGGCGATTTTATGGATGGTGCTGATAAATGTGGCATGACACCAGTGCAAGACCATGATAAGATGGAAATGTTAGTCTCGAGGCTTATAAG GGAGGGCGGACAAAAGGGTGAAGCAGCTCCAGGTTCTAATCAACCAGGACTGCCTGTAGAAGTTCTGGACTCTGATGAGGAAGTCAAGGTGCTCGAAAATGTGAGTAGTGCCCCCTCCAGGAAGGCATCAGTGCAACCCAAGTTACCAACAATTCCATCTTGTGTTGCATGGAGAACTCGATCTTCATGGGGGATAAGTCAAGATAGGCTATCATATAATACATATTTTGAGGAATTGTCTGATGAGCCAaaagaggatgatgatgatacaGAAGTTGAACTTGATGAAGAGGACAACAATGATGATGGCAGTAGTGAGACTTATGataaagatgaagaagatgaagaggaagaggaagaggaagaagaggctgAAAGGAGAAAGCTGAAAAACAGGATTTACTCATCCGATGATGACATGATCGATAGTACTGTTCCTGCCTCAAGATATGAGGATAATACTGTCCGTAGCTCAAGATATGAGGATAATACTGTTCCTACCTCAAGATATGATATCGAGTGGGAGGAGGTTGAAGATGCAAATGTCGATATTTTTCAGCCAATCTCCTTTAAGAAAGCTACCAGGTGGAACCCTGTGGTTGTGGACAATGACACATTTACTGAGCAACAAAAGCAATCAAGATTTACTTGGGAGCTTGAGAGGAGGAAAAAGCTTAAACTTGGGATAGTGAAGACACACCCTTTGTATGAGAAGGATTTGGACTCAGATTCCAGCTCATCGGGTTCCGAACAGATCAAAAGGAATGGATTCAAAAGGGATGGTGATCAAAAAGTTGGGAGGAAAAAGAAGCATCCATTGTCTAAATCAGGCAAGAAATCTAGCCATACAACCATGCTGAAGAGACAGTCTCTTATGAAGCTTTTGATAGATAAAATGAGCAGGGATAAAAACGGAGAATCTTTCCCATTTGATCTGAATCCTCAGCTCCAGTTTATTTTCAAGGAAATGCATCCGTTGGTATTTTCATTTGGAGATGAAGATTTAGTACCAGCTGACAAACCAGAGCAAGATGGTGCAATTGATATGTTGTGGGCTGATTTTGACTTTGCTTTAGAGTCAGAGAATATTGGGACTTATTATGATGACGAG GGTCAAGAAGAGGGCAATCAGCTAGAATTTGCTCTTGCCCCAGTAACACCTTGTTCTCGAGGGAAGCATGAATTTATCATTGATGATCAAATAGGAATCAGATGCAAATACTGTTCCTTAGTAAATCTGGAAATCAAATTCATGTTCCCATCATTG gtctCAGGTTTTGCTGAGAAATCTGCATGGCCAAATGCAAAAGGTGTGAAGAATGCATTGATGTTTCATGATCTTTATGACGAAGCAGGCGGTGCCACTGAGCACTCTCAAGATTTCCATCTATATGGAACGGTGTGGGATCTGATTCCAGGGGTCATTACTACTATGTACGAGCATCAACGTGAAGCATTTGAATTTATGTGGACAAATCTAGTTGGTGATATTAGGCTTGATGAGCTGAAGCATGGAGCAAAGCCTGATGTTGTTGGAGGATGTGTGATCTGTCATGCTCCAGGGACAGGGAAGACACGGTTAGCAATTGTATTTATCCAGACATATATGAAAGTGTTTCCAGACTGCCGGCCAGTGATTATTGCACCTCGTGGGATGCTTTTTGCTTGGGATGAGGAATTTAAGAAATGGAATATTAATGTTCCTTTTCATATAATGAATACAACTGATTACACTGGAAAAGAGGACCGGGACATATGTAAGTTAGTAAAGAAACAACATCGAACAGAAAAGTTGACAAGACTTGTGAAACTGCTTTCATGGAACAAGGGCCATGGTATTCTCGGAATAAGTTATGGCCTTTATACGAAGCTAACATCCGAAAAGCCAGGTTGCACAGAAGAAAACAAAGTAAGAAGCATTCTTCTTGATAACCCTGgcttgcttgttcttgatgaggGACACACACCTAGGAATGAGCGTAGTGTCATGTGGAAGACACTAGGAAAGGTTAAAACTGAGAAACGTATAATTCTATCTGGAACTCCTTTTCAGAACAATTTTCTTGAGCTTTACAACATTCTTTGTTTGGTAAGGCCTAGGTTTGGTGAAATGTTTCTGACTAAAGCAAGAGTGGGTCGAAGGCACTATGTCTCAAAGAAGCAAAAAGATAAGTTTTCTGATAAATATGAAAAAGGAGTTTGGGCTTCACTAACTAGCAATGTTACTGATGATAATGCAGAGAAAGTAAGATCAATATTGAAACCATTTGTTCATATCCATAATGGTAACATTCTTCGAACTCTTCCAGGGCTCAGAGAGAGTGTGATTATTCTGAAACCGCTTCCCCTTCAAAAGAGTATTATTAGAAAGGTGGAAAACATTGGTTCCGGCAACAACTTTGAACATGAGTATGTCATTTCTTTAGCTTCTACACACCCTTCCCTTGTAACAGCCATTAACATGTCTGAGGAGGAAGCATCACTTATTGATAAACCTATGCTTGAAAGATTGAGGTCAAATCCCTATGAAGGGGTAAAAACAAGATTTGTAATCGAAGTTGTTCGTTTGTGCGAAGCACTAAGAGAGAAGGTAttgatttttagccaatttaTTCAGCCACTAGAACTGATAAAAGAGCACCTTCGCAAGTTCTTCAAATGGAGAGAAGGGAAGGAAATTCTTCAAATGGATGGAAAGATCCTTCCGAGATATCGCCAGGCTTCAATTGAAGCCTTCAATAATCCAAATAATGACTCCAGGGTGTTACTTGCATCTACAAGAGCTTGCTGTGAGGGGATTAGCTTGACAGGTGCTTCAAGAGTTGTGCTTCTAGATGTTGTTTGGAACCCAGCTGTTGGAAGGCAAGCCATCAGCAGAGCATTTAGGATAGGTCAGAAGAAATTTGTATATACATACAATTTGATAACTTATGGAACAGGTGAAGGTGACAAATATGATAGGCAAGCAGAAAAGGATCACTTGTCCAAGTTGGTCTTCTCTACAGAAGACGAGTTCAATAATGTTAGGAACATGCTATCTAAAGCTGAAATGGAGCATTGTTCTAAGTTGATTTCAGAAGATAAGGTTTTGGAGGAGATGACTTCTCATGACCAACTTAAAGGAATGTTTTTGAAGATCCATTATCCACCAACCGAGTCAAACATTGTCTTTACTTACAATCAGATTGCTCCTGTGTAA
- the LOC101781985 gene encoding cyclin-dependent kinase D-1, which yields MASGGGDDDTGGKLLVNRYLKGEQLGEGTYGIVNKAIDTKTGNTVAIKRIRIGEKKEGVNFTALREIKLLKELKDPNIIELIDCFPYKENLHLVFEFMDTDLEAVIKDKRIVLSPADTKSYAQMMLKGLAFCHKKWVLHRDMKPNNLLIGADGQLKLADFGLARMFGSPGRNFTHQVFARWYRAPELLFGSKQYGSAVDIWAAGCIFAELLTRRPFAQGSSDIDQLGKIFAALGTPKSSQWPDMAYLPDYVEYQYVAAPPLRTLFPLASDDALDLLSKMLTYDPKARITAQQALEHRYFSSLPAPTIPSQLPRPRRKGDSGNNKIPDLNLQDGPVVLSPPRKLRRVTAHEGMEGNMHRADKVDEHPSGTRHTDDMSSQSSRIPMSVDVGAVFGTRPAPRPTLNSADKSHLKRKLDMDPEFGFGE from the exons atggcgagcggcggcggtgacgacgACACGGGCGGGAAGCTCTTGGTGAACCGCTACCTGAAGGGCGAGCAACTCGGCGAGGGCACGTACGGAATCGTCAACAAGGCCATCGACACCAAG ACTGGAAATACAGTCGCGATAAAGAGAATACGGATAGGGGAAAAGAAGGAAGGTGTCAACTTCACAGCATTAAGGGAAATTAAACTGCTCAAGGAGCTGAAAGATCCTAATATTATTGAGCTGATTGATTGCTTCCCTTACAAGGAAAACTTACACCTTGTATTTGAGTTTATGGACACTGATCTGGAAGCTGTCATAAAAGATAAACGCATTGTATTATCTCCAGCTGACACAAAATCATATGCCCAGATGATGTTGAAAGGTCTAGCTTTCTGCCACAAGAAATGGGTGTTGCACAG GGACATGAAACCAAATAATTTACTCATCGGTGCTGATGGGCAGCTCAAGCTTGCTGACTTTGGTCTGGCACGAATGTTTGGGAGTCCAGGAAGGAACTTCACTCATCAG GTTTTTGCACGGTGGTACCGAGCACCAGAACTGTTATTTGGCTCGAAGCAGTATGGATCTGCTGTGGATATTTGGGCTGCTGGATGTATTTTTGCTGAACTGCTTACTCGCCGACCCTTTGCCCAG GGTTCTAGTGACATTGATCAACTTGGGAAGATTTTTGCAGCATTGGGGACCCCAAAGTCTTCTCAGTGGCCTGACATGGCTTATCTTCCAGATTATGTTGAATACCAATATGTTGCTGCACCTCCACTACGTACACTATTTCCGTTGGCCAGCGATGATGCTTTGGATCTTCTGTCGAAAATGCTTACATATGACCCAAAAGCAAGAATCACAGCCCAGCAGGCTCTAGAACACAG GTACTTTTCATCGTTACCTGCTCCAACAATACCATCACAGCTTCCAAGACCACGGCGGAAGGGAGATTCAGGGAATAACAAGATACCTGACCTGAATCTGCAGGATGGCCCTGTGGTGCTCTCCCCACCAAGAAAGTTACGGAGGGTGACAGCGCATGAAGGGATGGAAGGTAATATGCACAGGGCAGATAAAGTGGACGAGCATCCTTCTGGGACGAGGCACACTGATGACATGTCCAGTCAGAGTTCTAGAATTCCAATGTCAGTTGATGTTGGAGCTGTGTTTGGCACACGACCTGCTCCTAGGCCAACATTGAACAG TGCTGACAAGTCTCATTTAAAACGTAAGCTTGATATGGATCCAGAATTTGGATTTGGAGAGTAA
- the LOC101782663 gene encoding methyltransferase-like protein 13 — MAGGECKSNDYGAAAYWDARYSSSSAGSPASGGGGEFFDWYQTYSALRPLLRACLPASSRVLMLGCGNSLLSEGMAKDGYEDIVNIDISSVVIEQMREKHKEIPQLTYMQMDVRDMSFFGDESFDCVLDKGTLDAMMCADDAPDGASKMLAEVARLLRPRGIYLLVTYGAPKERVPLLNQAGCSWSIALYIMPTPGYQLKMSKGAPQPTMEELALTEDGPPDYVLKDPDSHFIYVCHKLAVEEANCRDIDPEETANAN, encoded by the exons atggccggcggcgagtgCAAGAGCAACGACTacggcgccgccgcctactGGGACGCCcgctactcctcctcctccgcaggTTCCCCcgcttccggcggcggcggcgagttctTCGACTGGTACCAGACGTACTCAGCGCTGCGCCCGCTCCTGCGCGCCTGCTTACCCGCCTCCTCCCGCGTCCTCATGCTCGGCTGCGGCAACTCCC TTTTGTCAGAGGGTATGGCGAAGGATGGTTATGAGGACATTGTAAACATAGACATTTCGTCTGTGGTCATCGAGCAGATGAGAGAGAAACACAAGGAGATTCCACAGCTAACAT ATATGCAGATGGATGTTAGGGACATGAGTTTCTTTGGTGACGAATCGTTTGATTGTGTCCTTGATAAAG GAACCCTGGATGCTATGATG TGTGCTGATGATGCTCCTGATGGTGCTTCCAAAATGCTAGCAGAAGTGGCAAG GCTTCTTAGGCCTCGTGGGATCTACTTATTG GTAACATATGGTGCTCCTAAGGAACGAGTCCCACTTCTGAACCAGGCTGGGTGCAGCTGGAGTATTGCACTTTACATTATGC CAACACCTGGATACCAATTGAAAATGAGCAAAGGTGCTCCACAGCCTACCATGGAGGAACTTGCACTCACAGAGGATGGTCCACCTGACTATGTTCTCAAAGATCCAGACTCGCATTTCATTTACGTTTGTCACAAGTTGGCAGTGGAAGAGGCTAATTGCAGAGATATTGATCCAGAGGAAACAGCAAATGCTAATTAA
- the LOC111256814 gene encoding uncharacterized protein LOC111256814, with product MLLPATAAVCSTPPPPSPLVPPGRYSRRGALPPPLAQPNSLSLEMEPHGLQDGEGFVDFFSQGDSTALSSNLGGGFSQPEASLVGRSVPSWREDIQGFDLNSYGLEFPNMQSYQDILQSSRVGDEVVGGKQGTGVRRTNKSGNGRSSQRFGGDAGGNGRGVVPRTWGDVAAKAAAPFRAPRMARERGRGRGGSVSAGTSTRHAAQPRGLPPRATTSLSFPAGGTGGLPNQSAAEEQDEQLGINPPVTEQSIYSKSECFGYMRL from the coding sequence ATGCTCCTCCCTGCCACTGCCGCCGTGTGCTCCACCCCGCCACCGCCATCACCGCTAGTTCCTCCCGGCCGCTACTCGCGCCGCGgcgccctccctcctcccctcgccCAACCCAATTCTCTGTCGCTGGAGATGGAACCACATGGGCTGCAGGACGGCGAGGGCTTTGTGGACTTCTTCTCCCAGGGGGATTCCACGGCGCTGTCCTCCAATCTCGGCGGCGGCTTCTCCCAGCCCGAGGCCTCCCTGGTGGGGCGCAGTGTGCCTTCTTGGCGAGAGGACATCCAAGGCTTCGACCTCAACTCCTATGGGCTTGAATTCCCCAACATGCAGTCGTATCAAGACATTCTTCAATCGTCAAGGGTTGGTGATGAAGTCGTTGGTGGGAAGCAAGGCACCGGCGTTCGTCGTACCAACAAATCAGGCAATGGAAGATCCTCTCAGCGCTTTGGTGGAGATGCAGGAGGCAACGGCCGTGGTGTCGTTCCGCGCACTTGGGGAGATGTGGCTGCAAAGGCCGCTGCGCCGTTCCGCGCTCCTCGCATGGCCCGAGAGCGTGGACGTGGACGTGGAGGTTCCGTGTCCGCCGGCACCTCAACAAGGCACGCTGCACAACCAAGAGGTCTTCCTCCTCGAGCCACTACCAGCCTATCTTTCCCCGCCGGTGGTACTGGAGGTCTTCCTAACCAATCTGCTGCTGAAGAACAGGATGAGCAACTTGGGATCAACCCTCCAGTGACAGAACAATCCATTTACTCAAAGTCAGAATGTTTTGGCTATATGCGACTTTAA
- the LOC101783079 gene encoding pentatricopeptide repeat-containing protein At3g49240, mitochondrial codes for MVLSKPLLSRLLPLPLRLRPQLRLLCLATPTPTPTDDAQAPADVAAERRRRKRRLRVEPPLSRGPAPQRAPGAPRTASNPNAPKVPESASVLSGKRLDLHRRILALIRENDLDEAALLTRHSIYSNCRPTVFTCNAVLAALLRQARYADLLSLHRFVTQASVAPTVATYNLLLQAYCDCRRPDAALEHFRLLLKDDSPVLPSPTTYRILARSLAENGKLDQAIELKDGMLERGLVAPDTQVYAFIMGGFVNAGDGYRAISLYEELKEKLGGGPILDGVVYGNLMKGYFLKGMEKEAMDCYEEVLGEGSNVRFGAVSYNMVLDALGRNGRLEDALKLFDRMCMEHDPPKTIAVNLGSFNVMVDAYCRAERFQDAIEVFGKMAEKRCAPDALSYNNLIDWLGKNELVGEAEGLYEEMAERGVKPDEYTYVLLIESCFKVDRVDDAVGYFNKMFDAGLRPNANAFNKIMGGLVKVDRLDEAQRFFDMMPEKEVKPNIASYELLLKAYVDAARLDDAIKIAKGTLLDENVVFSDEMKALLEGALEKEGRDGDMTKLYEDVEREKAEAAERAAEEKARAEALAKEEEERKKAEAKAKEEAAARASRAAIEAVLGRKREAENEESADGPNVEEAEVVGSNSDTIGVSGE; via the coding sequence atggTGCTCTCCAAGCCGCTCCTCTctcgcctcctcccccttcccctcCGTCTCCGCCcccagctccgcctcctctgcctcgCCACTCCAACCCCCACCCCAACCGACGACGCTCAGGCCCCCGCGGACGTGGccgcggagcgccgccgccgcaagcgccgcctccgcgtGGAGCCCCCGCTCTCCCGAGGCCCGGCGCCGCAGCGCGCCCCGGGGGCGCCCCGCACCGCGTCCAACCCCAACGCGCCCAAGGTCCCCGAGTCGGCCTCGGTGCTTTCGGGTAAGCGCctcgacctccaccgccgcATTCTCGCGCTCATCCGCGAGAATGACCTCGACGAGGCGGCGCTCCTCACGCGCCACTCCATCTACTCCAACTGCCGCCCCACCGTCTTCACCTGCaacgccgtcctcgccgcgctgctccgccAGGCGCGCTACGCCgacctcctctcgctccaccgCTTCGTCACTCAGGCTTCCGTCGCGCCCACCGTCGCCACCTacaacctcctcctccaggcGTACTGCGACTGCCGCCGCCCCGACGCCGCGCTCGAGCACTTCCGCCTCCTCCTCAAGGACGACTCGCCCGTGCTCCCATCCCCCACCACCTATCGCATCCTGGCGCGGTCCCTGGCCGAGAATGGCAAGCTGGACCAGGCGATCGAGCTCAAGGATGGCATGCTCGAGCGCGGCCTCGTCGCCCCTGATACACAGGTGTATGCCTTCATCATGGGTGGGTTTGTCAATGCCGGGGATGGTTACAGGGCCATTTCATTGTATGAGGAGCTGAAGGAGAAGCTCGGTGGCGGGCCTATTCTCGATGGTGTGGTGTACGGGAACCTAATGAAAGGGTATTTCCTCAAGGGCATGGAGAAGGAAGCCATGGATTGCTATGAAGAGGTGCTTGGAGAGGGTTCCAATGTGAGGTTTGGCGCAGTGAGTTACAACATGGTGCTTGATGCGCTCGGGAGGAATGGGAGGTTGGAGGATGCACTCAAGCTGTTTGATAGAATGTGCATGGAGCATGACCCACCCAAGACGATTGCTGTGAACCTGGGGAGTTTTAATGTTATGGTTGATGCATATTGCCGTGCTGAAAGGTTTCAGGATGCGATTGAGGTGTTTGGGAAGATGGCTGAGAAGAGGTGTGCTCCAGATGCACTCTCCTACAATAATCTGATTGACTGGCTGGGGAAGAATGAACTTGTTGGAGAGGCAGAGGGATTGTATGAGGAGATGGCTGAGCGGGGTGTAAAACCTGATGAGTACACCTATGTCTTGCTCATTGAGTCCTGCTTTAAGGTGGATAGGGTGGATGATGCTGTTGGCTATTTCAACAAGATGTTTGATGCTGGCCTGAGGCCCAATGCCAATGCATTTAACAAAATCATGGGTGGCTTGGTGAAGGTTGATAGGCTTGATGAGGCACAGAGATTCTTTGATATGATGCCTGAAAAGGAGGTCAAGCCAAACATTGCCAGCTATGAGCTGCTGTTGAAGGCATATGTTGATGCCGCAAGGTTGGATGATGCGATAAAGATAGCCAAGGGTACTCTGTTGGATGAGAATGTTGTGTTTAGTGATGAAATGAAAGCACTTCTGGAGGGGGCACTTGAGAAAGAGGGAAGAGATGGGGATATGACAAAGTTATATGAAGATGTGGAGAGGGAGAAAGCGGAGGCAGCTGAACGTGCAGCTGAAGAGAAAGCCAGAGCAGAGGCTCTTgctaaagaagaagaggagaggaagaaggctgAGGCAAAGGCTAAGGAAGAAGCGGCTGCTAGGGCTAGCCGAGCGGCTATTGAGGCTGTGCTAGGTCGCAAGAGGGAAGCAGAAAACGAGGAATCAGCTGATGGACCGAATGttgaggaggcggaggttgTTGGATCCAATAGTGACACCATCGGTGTTTCTGGAGAATAG